A window of Sphingorhabdus lacus contains these coding sequences:
- a CDS encoding DUF2282 domain-containing protein yields MNLSRSAFIAGAVATALVSLSPSPAAAKRPPQEKCFGISLAGHNDCAAGPGTSCAGTSKRDYQGNAWTLVPKGTCLTMPSKTSPTGRGQLSEFKEVRR; encoded by the coding sequence ATGAACCTCTCCCGTTCCGCATTTATCGCGGGCGCTGTAGCCACCGCCCTCGTCAGCCTTTCACCCAGTCCGGCAGCTGCAAAGCGTCCGCCACAGGAAAAATGCTTTGGCATCTCGCTTGCCGGACACAATGATTGTGCTGCTGGCCCAGGCACCTCCTGCGCAGGCACCTCAAAGCGCGACTATCAGGGCAATGCCTGGACATTGGTGCCCAAGGGCACATGCCTCACCATGCCGTCCAAGACCTCGCCTACTGGCCGCGGCCAGCTGAGTGAATTCAAAGAAGTGCGGCGCTAA
- a CDS encoding YHS domain-containing (seleno)protein yields MTNRTTRAVLVALGLLVASTSIPSSPAFAVVPTSTSAVNTDEQGIAMHGYDPVAYFTVGAPTKGNPTLTFKYKGASYFFASAENLKKFKANPAAFAPQFGGFCAMGVALEKKLDGDPAVWKIVDGKLYLNVNADVAVAWQRDIPGNLEKAKEYWPGIKGKTPESLN; encoded by the coding sequence ATGACTAATCGTACCACTCGCGCTGTGCTTGTCGCTCTTGGCCTGCTCGTCGCATCTACTTCTATCCCGTCCAGCCCTGCATTTGCAGTGGTCCCTACTTCCACGTCGGCCGTGAACACCGATGAACAGGGCATCGCAATGCACGGCTACGACCCGGTCGCCTATTTCACGGTTGGCGCACCCACCAAGGGCAACCCGACGCTGACTTTCAAATATAAGGGTGCGAGCTACTTTTTCGCCAGCGCTGAAAACTTGAAGAAGTTCAAGGCCAATCCCGCCGCTTTCGCGCCCCAATTTGGTGGCTTCTGCGCCATGGGCGTTGCGCTTGAAAAGAAGCTCGACGGTGACCCTGCTGTCTGGAAAATCGTTGATGGCAAACTGTACCTGAACGTCAATGCAGACGTCGCAGTTGCCTGGCAGCGCGACATTCCCGGTAATCTCGAGAAGGCCAAGGAATATTGGCCTGGGATCAAGGGCAAGACCCCTGAATCGCTGAACTGA
- a CDS encoding M24 family metallopeptidase, translating into MAARMIPVAALLAALIFHPAARAHVPIVMNETEAQAPSLPPILSLRERAEIENRILAERLDSIIPAIMREQGIDMWLLVAREYFEEPVVASMLDAENMHARRRTILIFHDPGNGKPVERLTVSRYGLGGLFAPAWDPGKQPDQWQSVADIITARDPTKIAINTSDLYQFADGMTLSQYGKFVSALPVPLRQRIVSGETLAIRWLETRTPSEMELYPGIVRTAHALIAEAFSQSVITPGVTTAEQVQWWYRDRLLQLGLVPWFHPSVAIQRQGAKGMLEGAEIIQPGDLLWTDFGITYLRLNTDIQHLAYVLKPGESKVPAGLRQGLANSNRVQDILTRHFAIGRSGNAVLELARKEAVAAGLDPSIYSHPIGLHGHGAGPSIGFWDNQSPDPRGSGAINANTAWSIELTSYAAVPEWGGQRVDFRTEENAYFDGKSVRYIDGRQTEITIIPSGP; encoded by the coding sequence ATGGCAGCACGAATGATACCGGTAGCGGCGCTGCTTGCGGCACTTATCTTCCACCCTGCGGCACGTGCACATGTGCCCATCGTTATGAACGAAACCGAAGCACAGGCGCCGTCCCTGCCTCCAATATTGAGCCTGCGCGAAAGAGCGGAGATTGAAAACCGCATTCTCGCTGAACGGCTGGATAGCATTATCCCCGCGATCATGCGTGAACAGGGTATCGATATGTGGTTGCTCGTGGCCCGCGAATATTTTGAAGAACCCGTGGTCGCATCCATGCTCGATGCCGAGAATATGCATGCGCGCCGCCGCACGATCCTGATCTTCCACGATCCCGGAAATGGGAAACCGGTCGAGCGGCTGACTGTGAGCCGTTATGGGCTTGGCGGATTGTTCGCACCGGCGTGGGACCCCGGCAAACAACCCGATCAGTGGCAATCGGTCGCAGATATCATCACCGCGCGCGACCCGACCAAAATTGCGATCAACACCTCCGATCTTTATCAGTTCGCCGACGGCATGACGCTTAGTCAGTATGGGAAATTCGTTTCCGCCTTACCCGTCCCTTTGCGGCAACGGATTGTCAGCGGCGAAACACTTGCCATCCGTTGGCTCGAAACCCGCACGCCTTCCGAGATGGAGTTGTACCCGGGCATCGTCCGCACGGCCCATGCGCTGATTGCAGAAGCCTTTTCGCAGTCCGTTATTACCCCGGGCGTAACGACAGCGGAGCAGGTTCAATGGTGGTATCGTGACCGACTTCTCCAACTCGGCCTCGTGCCATGGTTTCATCCTTCAGTGGCTATCCAGCGGCAAGGCGCAAAGGGCATGCTGGAGGGCGCAGAAATCATCCAGCCGGGTGATCTGCTGTGGACCGATTTTGGCATTACCTATCTGCGTCTCAATACCGATATACAGCACCTCGCTTATGTGCTGAAGCCGGGGGAGAGCAAGGTCCCTGCCGGTCTGAGGCAAGGGTTGGCGAACAGCAATCGCGTGCAGGATATCCTCACCCGCCATTTCGCGATCGGGCGCAGTGGCAATGCGGTGTTGGAGCTGGCCCGCAAGGAAGCAGTCGCCGCCGGGCTCGATCCATCGATTTATTCGCACCCGATAGGCTTGCACGGCCATGGCGCGGGACCGTCCATCGGTTTTTGGGACAACCAAAGCCCTGATCCACGTGGCAGTGGCGCCATCAACGCCAACACGGCGTGGTCAATCGAGCTCACCTCTTATGCGGCAGTGCCCGAATGGGGCGGGCAACGCGTAGATTTCCGGACCGAAGAGAACGCATATTTTGACGGCAAAAGCGTGCGGTACATCGATGGGCGCCAAACCGAGATCACGATTATCCCTTCAGGGCCATAA
- a CDS encoding sensor histidine kinase yields the protein MMGIGKTLSRPGRRYLAGIIAIGVLLIAALGLLATDRTMRAAALDEAQNAAQNEAAILAAGLESELDKFSLVPLVLARDPQVQSLMAGNNAQQGNLNLRLQQIATQTGAAVIYLMNRDGLTLAASNWNQPDSFVGSNYGFRRYYRDARTSGVATEFALGTVSRRPGLYIARRVDGPSSSPVGVVAIKVEFNPLEASWAKTTAGVYVTDPDGVILVTSNPAWRFSTIRPIARGQRNAQQDFRQFGKAKLPLFNPRTPEASALVPRLIESLHPVAPLDWKLHLLSDPSTSLAGARANGRLLFLLLLVAAAVIAGLAFFGARRREARAEASINERTGRLREQLQQANRLATLGQITAGVGHEIRQPVAAIRILAETGERLGERGAHDQAAANFPQITALTDRIGTITDELRRFSRRGEREPRDVPLRQVIDGALLLLRDRIAQLDIDLILPQEADLDPVVRGEHVALEQVLVNLLQNAFDATGRAGKVSIDISVSGKFRRLSVTDNGPGLTADQRAKLFQPFVTTKADGLGLGLVISQDIMRGLGGDLIEEARASGTRFTMVIASP from the coding sequence ATGATGGGGATTGGCAAGACGCTATCGCGGCCCGGGCGCCGATACCTTGCCGGCATCATCGCGATTGGCGTGCTGCTTATTGCCGCGCTCGGGTTGCTGGCGACCGATCGCACCATGCGTGCCGCGGCGCTCGATGAAGCTCAAAATGCCGCGCAGAACGAGGCTGCTATTCTCGCAGCAGGCCTTGAAAGTGAACTCGACAAGTTCAGCCTGGTGCCGCTGGTGCTTGCACGCGATCCGCAAGTTCAATCGCTCATGGCCGGCAATAACGCGCAGCAGGGCAATCTTAACCTGCGCCTTCAACAGATCGCCACACAGACCGGCGCCGCGGTAATCTACTTGATGAACCGTGACGGGCTGACCCTCGCTGCAAGCAACTGGAACCAGCCGGACAGTTTTGTCGGCTCCAATTATGGTTTCCGGCGCTATTATCGCGATGCTCGGACATCAGGCGTAGCCACCGAATTTGCATTGGGAACGGTTAGCCGGCGGCCGGGACTGTATATCGCCCGCCGCGTCGATGGTCCCTCCAGTAGTCCAGTCGGGGTGGTGGCGATAAAGGTGGAGTTCAACCCGCTCGAAGCCAGCTGGGCCAAGACCACTGCCGGGGTCTATGTGACGGACCCGGACGGCGTGATCCTGGTCACCAGTAATCCCGCTTGGCGATTCAGTACTATCCGCCCGATTGCCCGTGGGCAACGCAATGCACAGCAAGATTTTCGCCAGTTTGGCAAGGCAAAGCTTCCCCTTTTCAACCCCCGCACACCTGAAGCATCTGCACTCGTTCCCAGGTTGATCGAAAGCCTTCATCCCGTTGCACCGCTCGACTGGAAGCTGCATCTACTGTCCGATCCGTCGACTTCACTTGCAGGGGCGAGGGCGAATGGGCGCTTGCTGTTTCTTCTGCTGCTGGTCGCCGCTGCCGTTATCGCTGGGCTGGCATTTTTCGGGGCTCGCCGCCGCGAAGCCCGTGCTGAGGCATCCATCAACGAACGGACCGGGCGACTGCGCGAACAACTTCAACAGGCAAATCGTCTTGCCACGCTCGGGCAGATTACGGCAGGAGTCGGGCATGAGATACGCCAGCCAGTTGCTGCCATTCGCATCCTGGCAGAGACCGGCGAACGGTTGGGCGAACGCGGCGCGCACGACCAGGCTGCTGCTAATTTTCCCCAAATAACCGCTCTGACCGACCGTATCGGCACCATAACCGACGAACTGCGTCGCTTCAGCCGCCGGGGCGAACGTGAACCCCGCGATGTTCCCTTGCGTCAGGTAATCGATGGCGCGCTACTGCTGCTGCGAGACCGGATCGCACAACTTGATATCGACCTTATCCTGCCGCAGGAGGCGGATCTCGACCCGGTCGTTCGCGGCGAACATGTTGCCCTTGAACAAGTACTCGTCAACCTTTTGCAGAATGCCTTCGATGCTACCGGACGAGCGGGCAAGGTTTCTATCGACATTAGTGTATCGGGAAAGTTCCGGCGGCTGTCTGTAACAGACAATGGCCCCGGTCTTACCGCCGATCAACGCGCCAAACTTTTCCAGCCCTTTGTTACGACCAAGGCGGACGGGCTGGGTCTGGGGCTTGTAATTTCGCAAGACATCATGCGCGGATTGGGCGGAGATCTGATCGAAGAAGCTCGGGCAAGCGGCACGCGTTTTACGATGGTAATTGCTAGCCCGTGA
- a CDS encoding sigma-54-dependent transcriptional regulator: MNSHNPINVILVEDDEALGPAVAQALQLEGMEVALFGDAMTALGAIPNDFPGVIVSDVRLPGMDGLALFAQLHEQDPDLPMIITTGHGDVAMAVAAIKDGAADFLTKPYSSAALIRAITIAAERRRLVLENRRLRNALKQQAQRGFIGSSEFAVRLRAMLSALAETEVDVVVEGMTGTGKTFVARLIHELGPRHSRPFITVDAGTLTHQDADLLLFGREPGRGGLSRTGLIERANGGTLLIDEIETASPTLQARLLSVLSSRSILPAGAERSRKLNVRVVVTRQSHTQPDHSDGSRSTFHERLGAVRLLMVPLANRREDIAALFHNFLTRHEADLGLSHREVSDNVWQYLQTHDWTGNVRELEAFARSWAIGLPLPDRETRSAADRRPLHLTVAEFEQTVIENALRAVGGDVVQLEQLLRTPRKTLYDKLNRYGLRPKDFRPVSGARQN, encoded by the coding sequence GTGAACAGCCACAACCCCATCAACGTCATACTGGTCGAAGACGACGAGGCTCTTGGTCCTGCTGTTGCGCAAGCCCTGCAACTGGAGGGTATGGAGGTTGCATTGTTTGGCGATGCCATGACGGCACTCGGCGCTATCCCGAACGACTTCCCCGGCGTGATAGTCAGCGACGTGCGCCTGCCAGGCATGGACGGATTGGCCCTGTTTGCGCAACTTCATGAGCAGGATCCTGATCTGCCCATGATAATCACAACCGGTCACGGCGACGTGGCGATGGCAGTGGCCGCGATTAAGGACGGGGCTGCCGATTTCCTGACCAAACCCTATTCGTCTGCGGCGCTGATCCGGGCCATCACTATTGCGGCGGAACGGCGTCGGCTTGTCTTGGAAAACCGCAGGCTTCGCAATGCCCTGAAGCAGCAGGCGCAACGCGGCTTCATCGGCTCATCGGAGTTCGCTGTGCGCCTGCGCGCGATGCTATCGGCTTTGGCCGAGACGGAAGTTGATGTCGTCGTCGAAGGAATGACCGGTACGGGCAAAACTTTTGTTGCGCGCCTAATCCATGAACTTGGCCCTCGCCACAGCCGCCCGTTCATCACGGTCGATGCAGGAACGCTCACCCATCAAGATGCCGATCTTCTTCTGTTCGGGAGAGAACCAGGCCGGGGCGGCCTGTCGCGAACAGGCTTGATCGAGCGGGCCAATGGAGGAACTTTGCTGATCGACGAGATCGAAACTGCCAGCCCTACCCTGCAAGCACGATTGCTATCCGTCCTGTCTAGCAGGTCCATTCTGCCCGCCGGGGCCGAACGGTCGCGCAAGCTAAATGTGCGTGTCGTTGTTACCCGACAATCGCACACACAGCCTGACCATTCTGATGGTAGCAGAAGCACCTTCCATGAAAGGCTCGGCGCGGTGAGGCTTTTGATGGTTCCCCTCGCGAACCGGCGTGAGGACATTGCCGCTCTGTTTCATAATTTCCTTACGCGGCACGAAGCCGACCTCGGGCTGTCGCATCGTGAGGTAAGCGATAATGTATGGCAATATCTGCAAACGCATGACTGGACAGGCAATGTGCGCGAACTCGAAGCATTCGCCCGGTCTTGGGCCATCGGCCTCCCATTGCCTGACAGGGAGACCCGATCCGCAGCGGATCGTCGTCCCCTCCACCTGACCGTGGCGGAGTTCGAACAAACGGTTATCGAAAATGCGTTGCGCGCTGTTGGCGGCGATGTCGTCCAGTTAGAGCAGCTGCTCAGGACGCCTCGCAAAACGCTCTACGACAAGCTGAACCGCTATGGATTAAGACCCAAGGATTTCCGTCCCGTATCTGGCGCACGCCAGAATTAA
- a CDS encoding DUF692 domain-containing protein yields the protein MSGAHPTLSAPIPPTGPGGLPSGVGIGLKRAHCEALLADPSLVDFVEIHAENFMSAGGPNLILLDRIAEAWPLSIHGVGLSIGGKERLDREHLQRLRRLIDRTSPASFSEHLAWSSHDGVYFNDLLPVVYDTPTLNRVIANINEAQDFLGVRMLLENPSTYVAFSASSWHEAEFLQQIAQSTGCGLLLDVNNLYVSCHNHDWSAQDWLSHIALDLVGEIHVAGHEAIQDADGQTLLIDSHGDPVGEPVFELLEHVISRGGIRPVLVERDNDIPPLSALLQETDQVRQIIGRAACAAVL from the coding sequence ATGTCCGGGGCGCATCCTACCTTGTCTGCGCCCATCCCCCCAACGGGGCCCGGCGGTTTGCCCTCGGGTGTGGGGATCGGCCTTAAGCGCGCGCATTGCGAAGCGCTTTTGGCCGATCCATCGCTTGTGGATTTCGTCGAGATCCATGCCGAAAATTTTATGAGCGCCGGCGGCCCTAACCTGATCCTGTTGGACAGGATTGCCGAGGCATGGCCGCTATCTATCCATGGCGTGGGGCTCTCGATCGGCGGCAAAGAGCGACTTGATCGCGAGCACCTGCAACGACTTCGCAGGTTAATCGACCGCACTAGTCCCGCCAGCTTTTCGGAGCATTTGGCATGGTCGTCCCATGACGGCGTTTATTTCAACGACCTTTTGCCCGTCGTTTATGATACGCCCACTCTCAATCGCGTCATTGCCAACATCAACGAAGCCCAGGATTTTCTGGGTGTCCGAATGCTCCTCGAAAATCCGTCAACTTATGTCGCGTTTTCGGCAAGCAGTTGGCACGAGGCCGAATTCCTGCAGCAAATTGCCCAAAGCACAGGTTGCGGACTGCTGCTGGATGTGAACAATCTTTATGTTTCATGCCATAATCATGATTGGTCTGCGCAGGACTGGCTCTCGCACATTGCGCTGGACCTGGTCGGCGAAATTCACGTGGCAGGGCATGAGGCCATTCAGGACGCCGATGGACAGACATTGCTGATCGACAGCCATGGTGATCCCGTCGGCGAACCGGTTTTCGAACTTCTCGAACATGTCATTAGCCGCGGCGGCATACGCCCCGTCCTCGTAGAACGGGATAATGACATACCCCCCTTGTCGGCGCTCTTGCAGGAAACCGATCAGGTCCGGCAGATTATAGGGCGTGCGGCGTGCGCGGCGGTGTTGTGA
- a CDS encoding alpha/beta hydrolase, with protein MIARRTLLQNLAALTAIGAVQMGGTVPAMAQEREEILLWPGNPPGGGGVTGPEKLGDTGAGFGALSNISTPRMRVYRPAKANGAAVVVCGGGGYFRIQLWKESTPIARWLQEKGFTVFELIYRLPNDGWDASVPFMDAQRAMKIARTRAAEFGVDPQQIGIMGFSAGGHLAGFTALQPQRALYAGADKYEKVSARPDFSVLLFPVVSLRKPYDTTRTRRELIGETPSAEAENAWSLDTYASADAPPTIIFASSDDKTAPPGHGIMLYEKLNGAGASAELHLFRDGGHGWGLGRPEQVLSQWPDMFVKWFNSGKIVQNKQGE; from the coding sequence ATGATCGCGCGGCGTACCTTGTTACAAAATCTAGCCGCGTTGACGGCGATTGGTGCCGTACAAATGGGCGGCACTGTGCCCGCGATGGCGCAGGAGCGGGAAGAGATTCTGCTGTGGCCTGGCAACCCACCGGGCGGGGGCGGGGTCACAGGGCCGGAAAAACTTGGTGATACAGGCGCCGGATTTGGCGCGCTTTCGAACATCTCGACCCCGCGTATGCGCGTCTATCGCCCGGCAAAGGCAAATGGAGCCGCTGTTGTGGTGTGCGGCGGCGGCGGTTATTTCCGGATTCAGTTGTGGAAGGAAAGCACACCGATTGCGCGCTGGCTGCAGGAAAAGGGGTTCACAGTCTTTGAGCTAATATACCGATTGCCGAACGATGGCTGGGATGCCTCTGTCCCGTTCATGGATGCGCAGCGGGCAATGAAGATCGCGCGGACCAGGGCAGCCGAATTTGGTGTCGATCCCCAGCAGATTGGCATCATGGGTTTCTCCGCAGGCGGTCACCTAGCCGGGTTTACCGCATTGCAACCGCAACGCGCTCTCTACGCCGGAGCCGACAAATATGAAAAAGTCAGCGCAAGACCGGATTTCTCGGTTCTTCTTTTCCCGGTCGTGTCGTTGCGCAAGCCCTATGATACAACCCGGACCCGGCGTGAACTCATTGGCGAAACGCCCAGCGCCGAGGCAGAGAATGCGTGGTCGCTCGACACTTATGCCAGCGCTGACGCACCGCCGACGATCATTTTTGCATCGTCAGACGATAAAACCGCACCGCCGGGTCATGGGATCATGCTCTACGAAAAACTCAATGGCGCCGGTGCTTCGGCAGAGCTGCATTTGTTTCGCGACGGCGGCCATGGGTGGGGTCTGGGGCGCCCGGAGCAAGTTTTGAGCCAATGGCCGGACATGTTCGTCAAATGGTTTAATTCAGGAAAAATAGTACAAAACAAGCAGGGAGAATGA
- a CDS encoding dicarboxylate/amino acid:cation symporter yields MGAVTPTTVGADAPARLPFYRQLYVQVLTAIFLGALVGHLYPEIGSSLKPLGDGFIKLVKMIIAPVIFLTVATGISGMRDLSAVGSVAGKAFAYFLFFSTLALIIGLVVGNIVQPGAGLNIDPATLDASKVQDYAKTSEGQTIAGFLLNMIPETLFSAMTSGNILQVLLVAILSGLALAATRPHSDLVLDVLASFNEVIFKLVHMLMKLAPIGAFGAIAFTIGEFGIASLASLAALVATFYLTSLFFVIVVLGVVAYFTGFSIFKMIRYLREELLLVLGTSSSEAALPSLMEKLEIAGARKSVVGLVVPTGYSFNLDGTNIYMTLAALFIAQAVGIDLSMAEQFALVLIAMISSKGAAGVTGAGFVILATTLSVVPSVPVAGMALILGIDRFMSECRALTNFIGNAVATIVVARWEGALDTDRLAAAMAGTPMPLPEEDIERHERSGPRSEALAEAMRAS; encoded by the coding sequence ATGGGTGCTGTAACGCCGACTACCGTTGGGGCAGATGCGCCAGCCCGGCTGCCATTTTATCGGCAGCTTTATGTCCAAGTTCTGACAGCCATCTTTTTAGGCGCGCTAGTGGGGCACCTCTATCCCGAAATTGGCTCTTCTCTCAAGCCACTGGGTGACGGCTTTATCAAGCTGGTTAAGATGATCATTGCCCCCGTGATTTTCCTCACTGTTGCCACTGGCATATCCGGAATGCGCGATCTGTCCGCCGTTGGCAGCGTGGCGGGGAAGGCATTTGCCTATTTCCTGTTCTTTTCTACCCTCGCCCTGATCATCGGTCTTGTTGTTGGCAATATCGTGCAGCCCGGCGCAGGTCTAAACATCGATCCCGCCACCCTTGATGCCAGCAAAGTTCAGGATTACGCAAAGACATCAGAAGGCCAGACAATTGCCGGCTTTCTTCTGAACATGATTCCGGAGACTTTGTTCAGTGCCATGACCAGTGGCAATATATTGCAGGTCCTGCTTGTCGCCATATTGTCGGGCCTGGCACTGGCCGCCACCCGTCCGCACAGCGATCTGGTGCTTGATGTCCTCGCTTCGTTCAACGAGGTGATCTTCAAGCTCGTGCACATGCTGATGAAATTGGCACCAATCGGGGCATTCGGGGCAATTGCTTTCACGATAGGCGAATTTGGCATCGCATCGCTTGCCAGCCTCGCCGCCCTGGTCGCCACATTTTATCTTACGTCGCTGTTTTTCGTCATCGTCGTGCTGGGTGTTGTCGCCTATTTCACAGGCTTTTCGATCTTCAAGATGATCCGCTATCTGCGCGAGGAACTTCTGCTCGTACTTGGTACATCGTCGTCTGAAGCGGCGCTGCCCAGCCTGATGGAAAAGCTCGAAATCGCGGGCGCGCGTAAATCCGTCGTCGGCCTGGTCGTTCCAACCGGCTATTCGTTCAACCTAGACGGTACCAATATCTATATGACCCTGGCGGCGCTTTTCATTGCGCAGGCCGTCGGGATCGATCTCTCCATGGCGGAACAATTTGCGCTGGTACTGATCGCCATGATTAGCTCCAAGGGCGCTGCGGGCGTTACCGGTGCTGGGTTCGTCATTCTTGCCACGACTTTATCGGTCGTGCCGTCGGTTCCGGTTGCAGGCATGGCGCTAATTCTGGGCATCGACCGGTTCATGAGCGAATGCCGCGCGCTGACCAACTTCATTGGAAACGCGGTGGCAACGATTGTGGTGGCGCGCTGGGAAGGGGCACTGGACACAGACCGCCTGGCGGCCGCGATGGCCGGCACGCCGATGCCCTTGCCCGAAGAAGATATTGAACGGCACGAACGCAGTGGGCCACGAAGTGAGGCTTTGGCAGAGGCAATGCGTGCGTCATGA